From Bos indicus isolate NIAB-ARS_2022 breed Sahiwal x Tharparkar chromosome 4, NIAB-ARS_B.indTharparkar_mat_pri_1.0, whole genome shotgun sequence, the proteins below share one genomic window:
- the GNGT1 gene encoding guanine nucleotide-binding protein G(T) subunit gamma-T1 isoform X2, protein MSRQKMPVINIEDLTEKDKLKMEVDQLKKEVTLERMLVSKCCEEFRDYVEERSGEDPLVKGIPEDKNPFKELKGGCVIS, encoded by the exons ATGTCGAG GCAGAAGATGCCAGTGATCAATATTGAGGACCTGACAGAAAAGGACAAATTGAAGATGGAAGTCGACCAGCTCAAGAAAGAAGTGACGCTGGAAAGAATGCTG gtGTCCAAATGTTGTGAAGAATTCAGGGATTATGTTGAAGAAAGATCTGGGGAGGATCCATTAGTAAAGGGTATCCCAGAGGACAAAAATCCCTTCAAGGAGCTCAAAGGAGGCTGTGTGATTTcataa
- the GNGT1 gene encoding guanine nucleotide-binding protein G(T) subunit gamma-T1 isoform X1: protein MSSRQKMPVINIEDLTEKDKLKMEVDQLKKEVTLERMLVSKCCEEFRDYVEERSGEDPLVKGIPEDKNPFKELKGGCVIS, encoded by the exons ATGTCGAG CAGGCAGAAGATGCCAGTGATCAATATTGAGGACCTGACAGAAAAGGACAAATTGAAGATGGAAGTCGACCAGCTCAAGAAAGAAGTGACGCTGGAAAGAATGCTG gtGTCCAAATGTTGTGAAGAATTCAGGGATTATGTTGAAGAAAGATCTGGGGAGGATCCATTAGTAAAGGGTATCCCAGAGGACAAAAATCCCTTCAAGGAGCTCAAAGGAGGCTGTGTGATTTcataa